Proteins encoded in a region of the Candidatus Bathyarchaeum sp. genome:
- a CDS encoding right-handed parallel beta-helix repeat-containing protein, whose product MIVKVNKILTSFFHALLIAIVICSFIQTTFPIVFVQSGLVIVIDSDTTWTMANSPFNITGPLLVSNGVSLTIEPGVTVNFMDYDYYMQINGTLIAKGESGNPIYFNNGNEIQFTKESAGWNEQTNTGSILEKAILTNISVRTYGSPKINNNTIVGSIRIEGSALSITNNQIKGSVSVKNGSPKITNNIIDTNPGTDWVGRPNYSQYGINIEGENTAYIANNDITSPFTGAAIKISDGTPTIERNFVTNTYGYGHEGYPQSGIQISSDAKPLIQNNTITKSSIGITCYSSFGTIIYNNIFNNTNYNIYTESNVANEVNAPYNWWGTTDTQAINATIYDYKYDFNIAKLNFTPILTEENPKAQPEYTTPIPEFPSWTILPLAAVIILVAIIFKKKIP is encoded by the coding sequence ATGATTGTTAAAGTCAATAAAATTTTAACTTCATTTTTTCATGCATTACTAATAGCCATAGTTATTTGTAGCTTCATACAAACTACATTCCCAATAGTTTTTGTCCAGTCAGGGTTGGTTATTGTAATTGATTCGGACACTACTTGGACAATGGCAAACAGCCCCTTCAATATTACTGGACCCCTGCTCGTGAGTAATGGTGTGTCTTTAACAATTGAACCGGGTGTGACTGTGAATTTCATGGATTATGATTATTACATGCAAATAAATGGGACATTAATTGCAAAAGGAGAGAGCGGTAACCCCATTTACTTCAACAATGGCAATGAAATACAGTTCACAAAAGAAAGTGCAGGTTGGAACGAACAAACAAATACGGGTTCGATACTCGAAAAGGCGATTTTAACAAATATTAGTGTAAGAACTTACGGCTCACCTAAAATAAATAACAATACTATTGTTGGTTCTATCAGAATCGAAGGAAGTGCTCTTTCAATCACAAATAATCAAATCAAAGGGAGTGTTTCTGTTAAAAATGGGTCACCTAAAATTACTAACAACATAATTGACACTAATCCAGGAACAGATTGGGTGGGTCGTCCAAATTATTCCCAGTATGGAATAAACATAGAGGGTGAAAACACCGCATACATTGCTAACAATGACATTACATCCCCATTCACAGGTGCAGCCATCAAAATAAGTGATGGAACACCTACAATTGAAAGAAATTTCGTGACAAACACATACGGGTATGGTCATGAGGGCTACCCACAATCAGGAATCCAAATATCTAGCGACGCCAAGCCCTTAATTCAAAACAACACAATAACAAAAAGTTCCATCGGTATTACGTGCTATTCTTCATTTGGAACAATAATATACAACAATATTTTCAACAATACTAACTACAACATTTACACAGAATCAAATGTAGCGAACGAAGTTAATGCCCCCTACAACTGGTGGGGAACCACAGACACCCAAGCAATCAACGCAACAATTTACGATTACAAATACGATTTTAACATAGCCAAACTAAACTTCACTCCAATACTAACTGAAGAAAATCCCAAGGCACAACCAGAATACACAACCCCAATCCCTGAGTTTCCCTCATGGACAATTTTGCCTTTGGCAGCAGTAATAATTCTGGTAGCCATAATTTTTAAAAAAAAAATCCCGTGA